TGCGCAGAGTACGGAACTGCGCCTCGGGGGGACACTCAAGCGCGCATTGTTTGATCAGCCGCAGGAGGTGTTTGATGGTGTGGCTTCCGACCGCTTTCTGTATACGCCTGATTTCCAGGGTCATCTGCGCATGACACAGCAGGTGGCAGAGGGACTTAGCATGTACGCGTCGCTTCGCTACACCGGCACCATGACATTGCCTGATGCCACCCGAGAACGTCTCGTGGAAACGACCGATACCTTCATCGATATCGATGTTGGGGGCAGTCTTCGATTCCCACTAAGCGAGAACACGAACCTGGAGCTCAACGCCGGTGTCAAGAATCTTCTCGATGCATACCAGGAGGATCTGCAGCGTGGTGTTGATCGCGATCCAGGCTATCTCTACGGTCCCACCCAGCCGCGCCGTCTCTATCTCGGTGTGGACGTGATCTGGTGATCCGATATGGGTACGGTATTGACGGACAGGATATTCCCGGCCTGTCCGTCTTGTATTTGCATTGATGATTCCCGAAGTTGCGTTTGCGTGCATGAATCACGGCAGTTCCCGTAGATATCGTGCGCAATTGCTGTACGTCTCATCCAGGAAACCCCGTGCGTACATTCATTCTGCTTTTGCTCATTTCATTGTGTGTGACACCACTCATCGCGCAGCCGAGTGCACGTCTCGGAGCGTATGATGGAATGGGCTTCACGAAGATCACCTATGATTTCTTCGGGAAAGAGCATGACCGTGGATACGAATCCTACGCCGTCATCGGTCTCGCGACCGAGATTCCAGTCGCTGAGTATACACTTCTCTCCATCCGTGCTGCATTGACGAAGATGAATGCCGCAGCCGGCTTTTCCGCGCGTGTTACGGAGGTGGACGGTTCGCGTCGATACACGGGCATGCTCGATGAACAGTGGATTGTGGAGGTGCCGGTGCTGGTCAAATTCGTCCAGGATGCCGGGAGGGATATGCGCACGTACTGGGGCATCGGAGGCTTCCTTGATATCAACAGTAAACCCGCTGACGTGATTGTCGAAGGGGTTGGTGATCCTCCTGCACCACGCGCCGCGTCGTTTTCCAGTTTCAGCGGCGGACTGATGGTCGCGGCAGGACTCGAGCTGAACGTCGAAGGCGTCCTGATATTCACCCCGGAGCTCGCCATTCGTCAGCCTTTTACCCGCCAGCTCGACGCAGGCTTTGTGACGTTCTACAACAACCCACGTTTCCTGTTCAGTGTCGGCATCCTCTTTTCCCTCTCTCCGGAGAGATGGCGCGACCGATAAGCCTCCCTGATTCTCATCCTCCGCCATTGACATCATAGCCTGAATCACGTACTATTCGGAAAATTCCTTTCCCGGTGCATGGAGCTTGTTGTTTGTTTCTGCCGTTGCCCCTGCAATGCGGCAGACTGTGCTGTATACCATGCCAGCAACATCCTGCTTCAACATGAAGGAGACCTGTGTCATGATCGTGCATCCGTCAGATCTTCGCTGGGGACATTGGAGAAAAATTTTTTTCATGACTGCATTCTGGTCGGCAGCCATCGTGTTCATCATCACCTATGAAGCCGTCCTTACCGACTTCGAGGCCACAACAGGGGGGGATTCATACAGCTTTACCACGATTATGCTGATATCGCTGTCCGTTGGGATCCCGGCCTCATTCATCCTTGCCCTCTTCGAAATTGCATTTTTCAGTCGGGTCTTTCGCAAGAAGCCATTTGGAACGGTGCTTGCGGTGAAAACAGCCATCTATATTGGCTGTATCTTCGTGGCCAATTCGCTGGCCTTATTGTTGGTGTACAGTTCAGAGCTCGGGGCGGGAATGCTTGAGCCGATCGTTTGGAAACAGTATCTCAAAGATTCGATACTCAGCGGGATGATGCTGCTGCGGATGATTTACTGGGGCGTTTGCGTTTTTCTCGCGCTCTTTTTTGTTCAGGTCAGCCAGAAATTCGGCGATGGCGTACTGTTGAGCTTTATCCTGGGCAAGTACCATCATCCCAGGGAGGAGCATCGCATTTTCATGTTTCTCGATTTAAAATCATCAACCACCTACGCCGAGAAACTTGGCCATATCCGCTACAGTCAGCTCATACAGGATTGTTTTTTCGATCTTACTGACGTGGCGATGAAATATCACGCCATGATATATCAGTACGTCGGCGATGAGGTCGTACTCACATGGGAGACGGACCTTGGCGTACGCGACGGAAATTGTGTGGAGGCATTTTATGCATACGACGCCGCCCTACGCTCACGCAGCGACTATTACATGAAGCGGTACGGGATGCTGCCTGAATTCAAGGCGGCACTCAATGTCGGCTCGGTGACGGCTGCTGAAGTCGGAGAGGTGAAGAAAGAGCTTGCATATCACGGAGACGTCCTCAACACCGCAGCCCGCATACAGGAAAAGTGCAATGAATTCGGGTGCCGACTGCTCGTCTCAGAAGCGATCTGCGGTTGTGTCGATGCATTGAAGAGTTATACCACGAACCTGGTTGGGGATGTTACGCTGAAAGGGAAGTTGAAGTCCGTAAGAATCTATACCGTGCAGGAAGGCGCAGCCATGCAGTAGCACCTCCTGCCATGCCATCGATTCTTTATCACGATGTTGAAACCATGATACCGAACGAATACATGAGTATTCGGCATCCCGGCATGATCGACGCTGACGAAAAAGAACTCCCTTCTTCACCGGAAAATGATGAATGGGCGGGGGGGGGGGGGGGGAACTGAGAGCTACCGGCTCGTACCCATTGAGAACGGGATTCGCCTCGTTGCTGAAGTTGACGCGGTGGAAACATTCGAGGACTTCATGAACGAGCACTTCCCGAAGGCCCTTCAGGTTGTGAAAACACTGGCGGAGCAGCAGAAGCACGAGTAAAAACCGCGTCAGCCGTTGTTCCTGCTCTGGGCGATCCTGGAGAGTACCTGCTTCGTCCACTGCAAAAGTGTTTCACGTCCCTCCGGATTTCCCGGCAGAATGCTCTCGGAATTTTCCAACGCATAGCGGAGGTGGCGCTCGGCGGAATCGACATGCTGCGGCTGCGTCATCAGTTCTGCTTTCCCCAGGTACAACGAGAGCAGGGGAAAGTCAGGATGACGGGTCAGGACGCGTTGCATGACGTCAATCGCTTCATTGATGTAACTGTTGCCCACAAGTATTTCTGCTACACCCAGGGCGAGAGTTGGACTGCCGTAGATGCGGTGTGCCGCGCTGCGAACAAGTTCGATCGGCAGGCTGTCATTACTGCCGGTCGATACCCGCAGCGACAGCAATTGGAACAGCGGATCATCCTCGACGAAAGGCTGCAGCCATTTCAACTGATCATTGACGAGGGAGGCCGGAAATCCTGGTTGTCCGACACGAGAGCCGCTTTCAAGAATCAGGTCGTAGTAAATTTCGAGAAATTCATCCCGGTGCCCGGCGTACACCGTGTCACGTCCCTGCGCTGTCATGTCTTCAATTCTCGGACGCAACGAACTGATCAGTTCATCCATTCCCTTGCGAATACGATGTGAATCCTGCTGCTTGACAAGGATGTCACTGAAGTCGAGATAATCTCCGGGATATCCGACCATATCGATTTTTCTGCTGATCGCCCAGAGCATCCCTTCTCCATCATCAATGGAGCGGATGTTTACTTTCCTGTCGACACGCCGTTGCCGCGCCAGAGTTGCAGCATGACCTGTCCCACTTCCGCATTATGCAGGTAGCGTCCCCGCACTAAGTCACGCTCATCGGCGAAACGGGAAAACAGCTCACTCCCGGTGCCGCGCGCATAGAAGGGGATGAGCTGATTCGTGTGTCCATCGCTGTTGAAGCGCATGCCGGGCATCCGGTGCTTGCCGTTATTGATGATCGGATTGGTAACCGGAGAGTTATCGGCTTCCTTCGGACCGGTGAGGTAGCCTGTCTCGTGGTCCGCAGTGACAATGAGAAGGTTCTCCTCCCAACCGCCGTTAGCCTCAATCCATGTGATCACAGCTTTGACAGCGTTGTTGAAATCGTGTTCCTCCTCGATCAGGCGGCCGGGTTGATTGTCGTGTGCTGCCCAATCGACTGCACCACCTTCCACCATGAGGAAAAATCCATTCGTGTTGTTGTCGAGCACATTCAACGCGCCGCGTGTCATTACCTCGAGAGTGGGAATCCCCTCATTGAACGGGACGACATACGCATCTTCTTTCCCATCACTCGTGCCACGTTTTTGCTGCAGGGTTTCGTGAACACGCGGGAGGCCGAGCACGCGCAAAGGGGTGTCGCCATGAGTCAGTTTGTGGAAATCCTCTTCCGACTCAATCAGCGTCCAGGCATCAGCCATCCCATCGCCGTCGATATCCTGCACACTGCTGTTTCCGGAATTGGCAGCAACGCCGAATGTCGTACTGCCATCCATAAGATGTTTCCATGCATCCTCACCCCCAACGTAGCGGTAATACGCATCAGTTCTTGCTCTGGCATTGTCGTCGAACAGCGGGTGGCCGGCGCCCATGATGACCGAAAGCCGGCTGTCGAGCAGCATCTCGCGAGCCAGTTCTTCGTAATTCTCACGGTGCCGATTGTGTGCGACGAAGGAAGCCGGTGTAGCATGCGTCCATGGCACGGAAGTAACCACTCCAGCGGACTTACCGAGCAGAATCGCACACTCCGTTATATTCTGCAGGGGCTTGAGATTGACATCGACACCGACACGCTTCTTGGCGGTTTCCTGTCCGGTCGCGAGTGCAGTTGCCGCCGCTGCAGATCCCGTCGCTCCATGCTTGACCCAGGTGAACGTCGCCCACGCGCTGTGTGAATTGTAGCCAGGCTGCCCGCTCCCCTTGTCAGATGCCTCCTCCGCCTTTGCGGGATATGTGCTCAGGAAGAATTTCTGTGGAAACTGTTCGTAAGGCTGTGATTCGAATGCACCGTCATGCCAGGCGTTCGCTGCCTGGATGTGGTTGTAGCCGCAGCCATCGCTGATCATGACAATGATGTTCTTCGGCACCGTCCGTCCCTGCGATACCTGCCCCACGCTCGTCGCAGGCAGGACAGTGCAGAGCATTGCAATCGCGAGTGCTGCCGGGAGGAGACTGCGTAGATTCATCTGATGGCTCGTGCTTCGATACGGGATGTACTGAAAATCATGTGCGTTGTGGAAATTGGCTGATGACTCCTGCAATGAAAAATCCCGCTTTCGGGAGAATGATGATGCCTGCAGTTCCGAAAGCCGGATGGCTTTATCCAGTAAACAAATATAACCATCGTATGTCAGGCAATCATCGCATATGTGTGAGAAAGACGTGAGGTGAGCGGTTGGCTCCGCAGGTGACGACGGACACGGGCTAAGCGATGTCGAATGCACGGTGCGCTCGTGTGCGAGGCATGCTCGTGTGCGAGGCATGCAAGCGCTGCCGGGGCGACTGACGCTTGACTCTGGTCTGACTGATCCGTAGGTTCAGGAGCGAACTCAGCAATTCTTATCGCACTCCGAAACACGCCCTTTTCGCGTGCGGGTCGGCGACTCCGGTCAAGTCCTGTACTTGAACCCGGGAGTATGCATCCCATGTCCAATCCTTTCCGCTTTGTTCACTGGTACAATAGCACAGGAGCAGTTATGACCTCACCGCAACTGCGTATCATCGCACTGATCCTCCTCTTCGCTCCCCATGCAATCGTGCAGGCGCAATGGAGTTCTGATCCATCCACGAACAACCCGATTTGCCGTGCAGGGAACAATCAGCTTGCCCCGCAGCTTATCAGCGATGGCAAGGGAGGGACTATTCTTTGCTGGTCCGATGAACGGGCCGGACAGAACCTCTTCAATGTCACGGTCCAGCGTATCGACAGGGATGGAGTCTCGCGGTGGACGGAAAACGGCGTGGTCATCAGCTCGGTGAGCGTCTCACAGGCGAAACCGGAGATCATCTCCGACGATGCGGGAGGCGCGATCGTTGTATGGGGCGCTACGAGGAGTGAGGGGATGGGGATATTCGCCCAGCGGATCGATTCACTGGGAAATGTGCTCTGGACAGAGGATGGCGTACCCGTATCCTCCATCAGCAAAGAGCATCTCAACCCGAAGCTTGCCAGTGACGGCCAGCATGGCGCCATCATTACGTGGAGTGCCCGTACCGAAGGAAATCAGGACGACCATATATACGCGCAGAGAATCACTGCAACCGGGAGCCTGGCATGGAACCAGGAGATTGTCCTGAGCAACTCCGACCAGTTTGAAAGCACACCGTGCATTGCACGTGACGGGAGTGGAGGTGCGTATGTCTCATGGGTGTTCTACAACAATGCGGAATACGATGTGATCGCACAGCGGATTAGCTCCAGCGGTGCGCAGCTCTGGCAGGCCAATGGCATAGGGATTGCGACGGGTGGCGGAGCACAGGATACGCCCGCGCTCATCGCGGATAGTACCGGCAAGGCGTTTCTCACGTACTACGACTGGAGCTCCGGCTCCGTACCCACGCTGCATATTGTCATCCTGAATCCCGATGGATCTATCGAAGCCTCGCTCCCTGCAGCGTCGACTTCCGGGGGACAGATGAATCCACAGATGGCGCTCATCAGCGCAGGATCGCTCGGGCTTGTGTGGGAGGATGGCCGGGCTGGATCGAAGTTTCGATCCTACGCACAGATCATCGACAATAGCGGACAGAAATCATGGGCTGCTGACGGTGTAGAGGTCTCCGGCCTTGCCGGCGCAGAAGCCACACCGTCTCTCGCTTCTGACGGGAGTGGTGGAATGATCGTCGCCTGGGAGGACAAGACCAATGGTGTTCTTGAGAGCGACATTCTTGTTCAAAGGCTATCGGCTGCCGGTGCACTGCTCTGGTCGAGCAGTGGGGTCACGTTGTGCAATGCGGGACGCATGCAGCAGAATCCACAACTAATCGGTGATGGCGAAAACGGCGCCATCGTGGCGTGGGAGGACTACCGGTCGTCATTCTCCAATCCGGATATCTATGCTTCCAGGATTCTTGCCGACGGCACGATGCCATTGGAACCTCCTGTTCTGACATTTTCGACCAACACAGTCGATTTCGGGGTTGTGGATGTTGGTACACCCTCGACGAAAACCATCACCCTGAGTAACACGGGCGGAACGCCAGTGACGATCACTTCCGTTACCTCTGGTGATCCGCATTTCAGTCTGACATCTGACAGCAGTACGATTTCTCCAAAGAGCAGCGCCGCAGCCCAGGTGCGTTTTCAACCAACGTCCCTCGACTCACTCACCGCGTTTATCGTTCTCGAGAGCAATTCCATCATGGGACCCGACACGGTCTTTGTGACCGGTTCCGGAAAGGCGTCCCCCGCCATTGAACTCGACAGAACCTCGCTGGCTTTCGGGAGTGTGCAGACCGGATCGAGCAAATCCCTTGTACTCAACATCTCGAATCCCGGAAATGATACACTCAGAATCTCGAGCATCACCAGCGACAACTCCGACTTCACGGTTGCGATCTCTGACAGAACCCTGCCGCCCGGTGAGGCTTTCGACGACACGGTGCGTTTTACACCGTCCGGTACAGGTTCCGTGACGGGTGAACTCACGCTGCTGAGTAACGCCCCGACTTCGCCCACCATTGTGCCGTTATCGGGAGAGGGAACCGAGACTGTGGTCGTGACCCTGACTCTGGATCCTGCGGAGATTTCCTTCGGAGAAGTCGAAGTCGGTGCGCACAGGGATACCACGGTCACCATCACGAACACCGGGAACGATACACTGCGCATCTCCTCGTTCACATCGGATGATTCCCATTTCACACTGGAGACGCCCCTCGAATCCATCGCACCGGCCGCGTCAGGAACCTTCACCCTTCGATTCACACCAGAATCCACTGGTCCATTGGGAGCGATGTTCACGGTAACGAGTAATGCTGCGTCTTCACCGGATACCATCCTTGTCGATGGAACGGGAATGGACGTCTCCGCAGTACACGGCACGCAACGTCTTCCGCAGGCGTTCACGCTTTACCAGAATTATCCAAATCCTTTCCACCCTTCCACCACCATACGCTTCGAAATGCGGACCTCAGCTTCAGTGCGTCTGACCGTCTACAACGGGCTTGGACAACAGGTGGCAACCATCATAGATGGGATGCGATCCCCGGGCATTCATACCGTGCAGTGGCGGCCGGCTCATCAACCGCCGGGTGTGTATATACTGATGATGCGCGCCGGGACTCAGCAGAGTTGTGTGAGGATGGTGCTGGCGGAGTAGATCAACTGGCAATTCCTGCGGGTGCATCCAGATCGAATGCGCAATCGTCGTGGGGAGGGAGGGAAGTTACGCTACTTGAGGTACTTCATGAATGGGAGTCGCTTGCGGATTACCGGGGCGTAAACCGCATAGGCGATGAAAACCGCAATCAGCAGAACGGCAAGTAGAATAGATTGATAAAATTCCAGGCTGTGCCCCCACCCGGTCTCCATAACGGGATTATACACAATGAGTGAGTGGAGGAAGTAGATTCCCAACGTCTCTTTTGCCGTTGCACGGATCGCATGTGGCAGGCGGATCATTTTCGTGAGCAGTCCGATAATGCCGGCGATGATAAGCACTTCCCCGAGTCGATAGTATGTAAAGACGCCATAGCTCAGCCAGTCAGAATACTCGGTCCACCAATTACTGTAGATGCTGTGCAGAATGCGCCAGGAGTTGGATTTCAGCAGATATCCGGCAACTGGCAGGAGGAGGAACATCCAGCTGCGTTCATGGAGTCGAAGCTCGAGAACGAGAAATCCCAGTATGGCGCCAGCGAGTGGGAAGCCAAGCCATGTGAGTACAGGGAATGAGGCATGGGCTTTCAGGACAAAGGGGGAAAACAGCTGCAGCGCACCCGGGAGGCTCTCCTCGAGTGTGATGATGGGACCAAGCACAAAGGCTGCCTGCATCAGTATGAACGCGGCGACAGGAAATAGCCAGCGAAAATGACGGGTAATGTAGGCAAGTGCAGTGATAACGAATATCCCGACGCCGATGGTTTGCAGGACGTGTGTCCTGGCTGCCCAGCCCCACAGCCAGTCACTCCCTGTGTATAGATAATCAAACGTTTCAAGGATGAACTGCAGCAGGTAGCCGAGAATAATCAAGCGTCCCCCACGCCAGAGATTTTTCTTGAGACGTACAGTGTCGATCAAAGCCGGCGTGCGATACAGCAGGTATGCGACGATCAGTCCCGACGCGAAAAAAAATGCCGGAGCCGTTGCACCACGCATGTGACGCCACATGAAATAAACAGCGTTGCCCGAATCCCGCCAGCTATCCGCCAGTGTCAGTACGATGACATGTCCCTGTAGCATCATCAGGATCGCGTACGCGCGAATAGCGTCCACGAACTCCAGACGTTCACCCCCGGCGTCGAACTGCCTGTTCCGCCTCCCGTCACGGAGCGTTTTCCAGACAGCAGCGAGACTCAATCCCTGCAGGCGTACCGTGGTTCTGAGATTCAGCATTGATGCGGCGATCTCTCACTCAGTTGTCACACAGCGGCAGATACCGCTTACCAGATACTACCACATCGGACAGGTGAATCCAAGACATTCAATGAATCTGTTGGCGACCGTATGGGATTCCCAGTTTCTTCATGCGGTTGCGCAGTGTGCTTGGATTGATGCCGAGCAATTCCGCCGCGCCGCCTGGACCATGAATCTTGCCTTTCGTCCGCTGCAGGATGTGCTGGATATGGCCTGATACTACAGTGTCGAGATCTGTGACCGTTCCGGGTTGTGCAATGGGGGCAGGTATTGTCTGCGTCAGCGCTTCAGCGGGAAGCTGGTCAAACGTGATGGGACCCGCGGGATAAAGGATTAGAGCGCGCTCGACCAGGTTCTGCAGCTCCCGGATATTGCCCGGCCAGTGATACGCGTTAAGCTTTTCCATGGCACCGGGTGCGAGTGGTGGTACTGCCGATAGCTTCAGCTCACGTGATTTCTGCTTCAGGAAATGATGGACGAGTTCGGGAATGTCGCTGCGCCTGTCCCGCAGCGGGGGGATCTCGATGGGGAAAACATTCAGACGGTACCACAGGTCTTCTCGAAATTCCCTGGCGCGGACCATCTCCTGCAGATCCCTGTTCGTTGCTGCAATGATACGGATATCCAGTTTGATTGTACTGCTTCCTCCGACACGTTCGATTTCCCGGTGCTGCAGTACCCGCAGCAGCCTTGATTGCGCCGCCAGCGGCAGTTCGCCGATCTCGTCAAGGAATATCGTCCCGTGGTTGGCTCGCTCAAACCGACCGCGTTTCTGCGAAAGTGCCCCCGTAAACGCACCCTTTTCATGACCGAAAAGCTCACTGTCAATCAGCGTATCGGGGATGGCGCCGCAGTTGACGCCAATGAACGGACCTTCGTTGCGGGAAGAGGAATAGTGGATGGCATTCGCGATCACATCCTTCCCGACACCAGTCTCTCCGCTGAGTAGAACCGGGCTGTTGAGTGTGGAAACCTGCCGGACCTTCATCATCACATCGCGCAGACCGAAATTTGCACCGATTATCTCTTCACCGGAAATGCGTCGCAGCTCGCCATGCAGATAGCGGTTGTCGTCTGCGAGCAATTCCTTGAGTTTCAGAATCTCCCGATGTTTTAGCGTGTTCGACATCGCAATGAAAAACGGATCCTTCAGAAGCGCGTAAAGCCGGGCGTGCTCATCCGTATATCTGTCATCTCCTTCGGCGAGAAGAGCGAGTGCACCGAGGACCTTGCCCTGTGAAATGAGTGGAAGACTCATCGCCGAGCTTATCGGCAGGTCCAGCGCCGAGAGCATGCTGCGAGTAACTGGTTCATCGGCAGGCCTATTCACCACGAACACGGAAGGGAGTTCTCCGGCTCGCCAGGCCTCGGCCAGCGTACCAAGCGCCGCATTCGCCGCCTGCGTCACAGGTACAAGCACATCCATCAGCTCTCCACCTTCTTCAGTTGCACAGGCCACAACCCGCATGCTGCTCAATTCCGGTTCATATCTCTCGAGATAAATCCTCTCCGCTGGCATATGCTGTGCGAGATAGTGCATACATGAATGCAATCCTTCCTCAATCTCCAGGTGACTGCATATCCGCATCGTGATCTCTCGGAAAAAAACGTTCTCATCCATGGTACATGTCCATGTTGCAATTATTGATTTGTCGCATAAGGCAACAATAGCAATAAATACCATATATGGCAATCCTTTCGTCAAATATGGCAGTTTGCTGATCCATGTCCAGCCTAAGTTGTTTGTTCGCAAGGCTGAACCTTTCTGGCACGGGATTGGAAGCTATCTCTATCAGAGAGACAATTTGAAAGGATCGGTTATGAGTTTCCTCGAAATCATTGAAATCAGGTCACACAATGCTGGACACGAGCGGCTGCGACAGACCTTGATCCAGTTTGCACAGGAGATCAATGCGATGATGGGGGATGTCTCCGTGCGCGTGTTTGCACGGAAGCAGGTGCCATCTGATTTCTCGGTGCATATCGAACATCCGCATGGAAGCAATGTGAATGGGAGTTCACATGTAGGATCGCAGCTGCTGTCTGAACTCCGCGGCAAAGGTCTGATCAACCGGACGTTATGGATACAGGAAATCTGAACGAAGCGAAGCTGCATTCGTGGAGCGTCCCCTTATGTGCGCGACGTCCCTGCATCGTGCAGGGTATCAAACTGAAATCAACGAACAAGGAAGGAATACAGTCATGAAACAGGTTTTGGTTGCCGGAGCGACAGGCTACCTTGGCCGCCACCTCGTCAGGGAACTGCATGCCCGGGGGTACAGGGTACGAGCCCTGGCGAGAAATGCGGACAGGCTGCGCAATCTTGAGACTTCCATCGATGAAGTTTTTGTTGGTGAAGTCACCGATCCCGGGACGTTACGCGGTGTCTGCAATAATGCCGATGCCGTCATTTCTGCCGTTGGTATCACGAAGCAGAAGGATGGCCTCAGCTACATGGATGTCGATTACCAGGGGAACAGGAATCTCCTTTCCGAGGCGGAGGATGCAGGAGTAGGGCGGTTCGTCTACGTATCGGTGTTCACGGCCGGTGAGGCTATGCAGGATCTGGCGATCGTGAAAGCGAAGACGCGCTTTACGAGCTGTCTGAAGAAATCCCGACTCGCACATACAATCATATATCCGAATGGATTCTTTTCCGACATGATGGAGTACCTGCACATGGCGGAGAAAGGGAGGGCGTATGTGCTCGGGGATGGAAATGCGAGGGCGAATCCCATCCATGGAGCGGACCTTGCCGCTGTGACCGTGGATGCGATGGAAAACGAAACGGAAGAAATATCGGTCGGTGGACCGGAGGTTTTCACGCATCGTGAAATTGCTGCATTGGCGTTCGAGGCGGTTGAGAAACCACCAAAGATCGTGAGGGTACCGACGTGGATTGCAGCGGCGTTGTTGTGGCTGCTGCGGTTGTGCACCCCCGCACGGATTTATGGACCGCTGGAATTCTTTGTGACGGTCTTATCCCAGGATATGATCGCTCCTGTAAAGGGTATCCGAAAACTATCCGCATTCTTTCTGGAAAGTGCATTACTGCAGAGGAGGTCGTGATGGCGAACCGCATAGATATACACCACCATCTCATACCCGAGGAATATGTCTCACTGCTGGCAACTCTTGGAATCAAAGGGACGCCGGCAGTGGACTTTCCCGCCTGGTCACCGGAGAAAGCGCTCAGGGTGATGAAGCAAAACAAGATCGACATAGCCTTACTTTCGCTATCCACCCCGGGAAGCTATTTCAAGGATGATGCTTTCTCCTGCAAGCTCACCAGGATGACCAACGAGTACAGTGCCGAGCTCATTGAACGGCATCCCGAACGCTTCGGTGCTTTCGCGGCATTGCCCCTGCCGGATGTTGAGGGTGCGCTAGCAGAAATAAATTACGCCTTTGACACTCTCGGACTCGATGGTGTCGGACTCCTTACAAACTACGAAGGTCGCTATCTGGGGGACCCTCTTTTCGAGAAGGTCTTCGACGAGTTGAATCGCCGGAAGGCCGTGGTCTTTGTGCATCCCACCGATTACCTGGTCATGGAGGAGCGCTACGCCATGCTGACCCCGATTCTCGAACGGTTGCTGGAGACCACACGGGCGGTCACCAATCTGCTGATGTCGGGTACACTGTCGCGGTATCCGGACATCCGCTTCATCCTTGCCCACGGTGGCGGATCGGTGCCTTACCTGGCCGAGCGTATCGCCGTTGGAATGGACGATGCCGCGCACGCAGCACTCGACCGTGGAATGCGTGCACCTGTTGATATCGATGAAGGTCTCGAACTACTGAGACGTCTGTATTTCGACACGGCACAGCCCGGGGACGCACATCTCTGGACGGTGAAGGAGTTCGCAGGTGTTGAGCATATCCTCTTCGGTACCGACTCCGGCTGGGTGACTCCGATTGACTCGCGCCTCACAACCAAAGCAATTGCAACGTTCAGCGGATTCAGCAAATCCCAGCAGAAACTTGTCGACCGCGAAAACGCTCTCACTTTGTTTCCCCGCTTTGCGTAATTGGAGATTTATCATGTCAGGAACTATCTCAAATATTGATATCCATCATCACATGCTGCCCCCGTTCTATATCGAAGCCTTGAAGCGAAATGGCATTGATGTACGCACGCTGCCTGATTGGTCCCCCGAAGCCTCC
The genomic region above belongs to bacterium and contains:
- a CDS encoding adenylate/guanylate cyclase domain-containing protein: MTAFWSAAIVFIITYEAVLTDFEATTGGDSYSFTTIMLISLSVGIPASFILALFEIAFFSRVFRKKPFGTVLAVKTAIYIGCIFVANSLALLLVYSSELGAGMLEPIVWKQYLKDSILSGMMLLRMIYWGVCVFLALFFVQVSQKFGDGVLLSFILGKYHHPREEHRIFMFLDLKSSTTYAEKLGHIRYSQLIQDCFFDLTDVAMKYHAMIYQYVGDEVVLTWETDLGVRDGNCVEAFYAYDAALRSRSDYYMKRYGMLPEFKAALNVGSVTAAEVGEVKKELAYHGDVLNTAARIQEKCNEFGCRLLVSEAICGCVDALKSYTTNLVGDVTLKGKLKSVRIYTVQEGAAMQ
- a CDS encoding alkaline phosphatase encodes the protein MNLRSLLPAALAIAMLCTVLPATSVGQVSQGRTVPKNIIVMISDGCGYNHIQAANAWHDGAFESQPYEQFPQKFFLSTYPAKAEEASDKGSGQPGYNSHSAWATFTWVKHGATGSAAAATALATGQETAKKRVGVDVNLKPLQNITECAILLGKSAGVVTSVPWTHATPASFVAHNRHRENYEELAREMLLDSRLSVIMGAGHPLFDDNARARTDAYYRYVGGEDAWKHLMDGSTTFGVAANSGNSSVQDIDGDGMADAWTLIESEEDFHKLTHGDTPLRVLGLPRVHETLQQKRGTSDGKEDAYVVPFNEGIPTLEVMTRGALNVLDNNTNGFFLMVEGGAVDWAAHDNQPGRLIEEEHDFNNAVKAVITWIEANGGWEENLLIVTADHETGYLTGPKEADNSPVTNPIINNGKHRMPGMRFNSDGHTNQLIPFYARGTGSELFSRFADERDLVRGRYLHNAEVGQVMLQLWRGNGVSTGK
- a CDS encoding choice-of-anchor D domain-containing protein; protein product: MTSPQLRIIALILLFAPHAIVQAQWSSDPSTNNPICRAGNNQLAPQLISDGKGGTILCWSDERAGQNLFNVTVQRIDRDGVSRWTENGVVISSVSVSQAKPEIISDDAGGAIVVWGATRSEGMGIFAQRIDSLGNVLWTEDGVPVSSISKEHLNPKLASDGQHGAIITWSARTEGNQDDHIYAQRITATGSLAWNQEIVLSNSDQFESTPCIARDGSGGAYVSWVFYNNAEYDVIAQRISSSGAQLWQANGIGIATGGGAQDTPALIADSTGKAFLTYYDWSSGSVPTLHIVILNPDGSIEASLPAASTSGGQMNPQMALISAGSLGLVWEDGRAGSKFRSYAQIIDNSGQKSWAADGVEVSGLAGAEATPSLASDGSGGMIVAWEDKTNGVLESDILVQRLSAAGALLWSSSGVTLCNAGRMQQNPQLIGDGENGAIVAWEDYRSSFSNPDIYASRILADGTMPLEPPVLTFSTNTVDFGVVDVGTPSTKTITLSNTGGTPVTITSVTSGDPHFSLTSDSSTISPKSSAAAQVRFQPTSLDSLTAFIVLESNSIMGPDTVFVTGSGKASPAIELDRTSLAFGSVQTGSSKSLVLNISNPGNDTLRISSITSDNSDFTVAISDRTLPPGEAFDDTVRFTPSGTGSVTGELTLLSNAPTSPTIVPLSGEGTETVVVTLTLDPAEISFGEVEVGAHRDTTVTITNTGNDTLRISSFTSDDSHFTLETPLESIAPAASGTFTLRFTPESTGPLGAMFTVTSNAASSPDTILVDGTGMDVSAVHGTQRLPQAFTLYQNYPNPFHPSTTIRFEMRTSASVRLTVYNGLGQQVATIIDGMRSPGIHTVQWRPAHQPPGVYILMMRAGTQQSCVRMVLAE
- a CDS encoding DUF1624 domain-containing protein, which translates into the protein MLNLRTTVRLQGLSLAAVWKTLRDGRRNRQFDAGGERLEFVDAIRAYAILMMLQGHVIVLTLADSWRDSGNAVYFMWRHMRGATAPAFFFASGLIVAYLLYRTPALIDTVRLKKNLWRGGRLIILGYLLQFILETFDYLYTGSDWLWGWAARTHVLQTIGVGIFVITALAYITRHFRWLFPVAAFILMQAAFVLGPIITLEESLPGALQLFSPFVLKAHASFPVLTWLGFPLAGAILGFLVLELRLHERSWMFLLLPVAGYLLKSNSWRILHSIYSNWWTEYSDWLSYGVFTYYRLGEVLIIAGIIGLLTKMIRLPHAIRATAKETLGIYFLHSLIVYNPVMETGWGHSLEFYQSILLAVLLIAVFIAYAVYAPVIRKRLPFMKYLK